Proteins encoded by one window of Nocardia goodfellowii:
- a CDS encoding malate dehydrogenase: MSSAAARKAPVTVTVTGGAGQIAYGLLFRIASGAMLGTDTPVRLRLLEIPAAVASLEGVAMELEDGAFPLLESIDISDDPWTGFDGANVAVLVGARPRTAGMERGDLLAANGPIFTEQGQAINASAAADVKVLVVGNPANTNAFIAMSNAPDVPAARFTALTRLDHNRAVAQLAKKTGRPAAEIERVAIWGNHSATQYPDLTHATIGGRRALDLIEDQAWVRADFIPTVQQRGTAIIQARGASSAASAASAALDHIHDWVLGTPAGAWTSMAVPSDGSYGVPAGLISSFPVTCADGEYRIVEGLEVDDFSRARIDTSIAELEAERDAVIELGFAKRV; encoded by the coding sequence GTGAGCAGCGCCGCCGCCCGGAAAGCCCCCGTGACCGTCACCGTGACCGGCGGCGCGGGCCAGATAGCCTATGGTCTGCTGTTCCGGATCGCGTCCGGCGCGATGCTCGGCACGGACACCCCGGTGCGGTTGCGGCTGTTGGAGATTCCGGCGGCGGTCGCGTCCCTCGAAGGTGTGGCGATGGAGCTCGAGGACGGGGCCTTCCCGCTGCTGGAGTCCATCGACATCAGCGATGATCCGTGGACCGGATTCGACGGCGCGAACGTCGCCGTGCTGGTCGGTGCGCGGCCGCGCACCGCGGGCATGGAGCGCGGGGATCTGCTGGCCGCGAACGGGCCCATTTTCACCGAACAGGGCCAAGCGATCAATGCCAGCGCCGCCGCCGACGTAAAGGTGCTCGTGGTGGGTAATCCGGCCAACACCAACGCCTTCATCGCCATGAGCAACGCTCCGGACGTCCCGGCGGCCCGATTCACCGCGCTGACCCGCCTCGACCACAACCGCGCGGTCGCGCAGCTGGCCAAGAAGACCGGCCGGCCGGCGGCCGAGATCGAGCGGGTCGCGATCTGGGGCAATCACTCCGCCACGCAGTACCCCGACCTCACCCATGCCACCATCGGCGGGCGTCGCGCCCTCGACCTCATCGAGGATCAGGCCTGGGTGCGCGCGGATTTCATCCCGACCGTCCAGCAGCGCGGCACGGCCATCATCCAGGCGCGCGGCGCCTCCTCGGCGGCCAGCGCGGCCAGCGCGGCTCTCGACCACATCCACGACTGGGTGCTCGGGACTCCGGCAGGCGCCTGGACGTCGATGGCGGTACCGTCGGACGGTTCGTACGGTGTTCCGGCGGGTTTGATCAGCTCCTTCCCGGTGACCTGCGCCGATGGCGAGTACCGGATCGTCGAGGGCCTCGAGGTCGACGACTTCTCCCGCGCGCGGATCGACACCAGCATCGCGGAGCTGGAAGCCGAGCGCGACGCGGTCATCGAGCTCGGATTCGCCAAACGCGTGTGA
- a CDS encoding 2-oxoacid:ferredoxin oxidoreductase subunit beta encodes MTIAETSLVGTDLGLTGLSGVPAADGPQKVKDFTSDQEVRWCPGCGDYVILATVRGFLAELGLRRENLMFVSGIGCSSRFPYYLDAYGIHSIHGRAPAIATGLAVTRPDLSVWVVTGDGDALSIGGNHLIHALRRNVNMTILLFNNRIYGLTKGQYSPTSEPGKVTKSTPLGSVDHPFNTLSVALGAEASFAARALDSDRAGLTEVLRAAAEHRGTSFVEILQDCPIFNDGSFDVLRKGDAESRLIPLRHGRPIRFGAEGEFAVVQAGFGLAVARTEEVPESDIIVHDAYRDDPEYAYALSRLSDQDLGHVVTGVFRAVTRATYDDGVRAQASTARERKPVGPDTLQSLLTGTETWTVAP; translated from the coding sequence ATGACAATCGCCGAAACCTCGCTCGTCGGAACCGATCTGGGACTCACCGGCCTGTCCGGCGTGCCCGCCGCCGACGGCCCGCAGAAGGTCAAGGATTTCACCTCCGATCAGGAGGTCCGGTGGTGCCCCGGTTGTGGCGACTACGTCATCCTGGCCACCGTCCGCGGTTTCCTCGCCGAGCTCGGATTGCGCCGGGAGAACCTGATGTTCGTGTCCGGGATCGGCTGTTCCAGTCGCTTCCCCTACTACCTCGACGCCTACGGCATCCACTCCATCCACGGCCGCGCCCCGGCCATCGCCACCGGACTCGCGGTCACCCGACCGGACCTGTCGGTCTGGGTGGTGACCGGTGACGGCGACGCTCTGTCCATCGGCGGCAACCACCTCATCCACGCGCTGCGCCGCAATGTGAACATGACGATCCTGCTGTTCAACAATCGGATCTACGGCCTCACCAAGGGCCAGTACTCGCCCACCTCGGAGCCGGGCAAGGTCACCAAGTCGACGCCGCTGGGGTCGGTGGATCACCCGTTCAACACGCTGTCGGTCGCGCTCGGGGCCGAAGCGTCGTTCGCCGCACGGGCTTTGGATTCCGATCGCGCGGGTCTGACCGAGGTCCTGCGCGCCGCCGCGGAACACCGCGGCACCTCGTTTGTGGAGATCCTGCAGGACTGCCCCATCTTCAACGACGGCTCCTTCGACGTGCTGCGCAAGGGCGACGCCGAATCCCGGCTGATCCCGCTGCGGCACGGACGGCCGATTCGCTTCGGCGCGGAGGGTGAATTCGCGGTGGTCCAAGCAGGTTTCGGGCTCGCGGTGGCCCGCACCGAGGAGGTGCCGGAATCCGACATCATCGTGCACGACGCCTACCGCGACGACCCGGAGTACGCCTACGCCCTGTCTCGCCTGTCCGATCAGGACCTGGGGCACGTTGTCACCGGCGTCTTCCGCGCGGTCACCCGTGCCACCTACGACGACGGCGTCCGCGCCCAGGCCTCGACAGCCCGCGAACGCAAGCCCGTCGGGCCGGACACACTCCAGTCTCTGCTCACGGGCACCGAAACCTGGACGGTCGCACCGTAA
- a CDS encoding 2-oxoacid:acceptor oxidoreductase subunit alpha, whose amino-acid sequence MAQWTRPADRSDAAAVKLEKVVIRFAGDSGDGMQLTGDRFTHEAAAFGNDLATQPNFPAEIRAPQGTLPGVSSFQIQIADYDILTAGDQPDVLVAMNPAALKANLEGLPRGATVIVNTDEFTKRNLSKVGYPGDPLADGTLTDFVVHRVPMTSLTMGATESAGVGKKDGQRAKNMFALGLLSWMYGRPIGGTERFLREKFGSKPEIAEANVLAFRAGWNYGETTEAFATTYRIAPATLPPGTYRQITGNTALAYGLVTAGQLSGLEVFLGTYPITPASDILHELSKHKNFGVTTFQAEDEIAGIGAALGASLGGALGVTSTSGPGLALKSETIGLAVMTELPLVIVDVQRGGPSTGLPTKTEQADLLQALYGRNGESPVAVLAPRSPADCFAAAVEAARIALTYRTPVLLLSDGSIANGSEPWSIPEVATLERIDPGFAPEGAADFQPYARDPETLARPLAVPGTKGLAHRIGGLEKADGSGNISYDPANHELMVRLRQAKIDGITVPDLEVDDPDGCAELLLIGWGSSYGPIGEACRRARRRGVPVAQAHLRHLNPLPPNLADVLRGYRIVVAPEMNGGQLAMLLRGKYLVDVRPWTKIAGTAFSAQELVGVIDAALDGSIDELEQDKAFTARARATYIATGGN is encoded by the coding sequence ATGGCGCAGTGGACCCGACCGGCGGACCGAAGCGATGCCGCCGCAGTGAAATTGGAAAAGGTTGTGATCCGGTTCGCCGGTGACTCCGGTGACGGCATGCAGCTGACCGGTGACCGCTTCACCCATGAGGCGGCCGCCTTCGGCAACGACCTCGCGACCCAGCCCAATTTCCCCGCCGAGATCCGCGCACCCCAGGGCACACTGCCCGGTGTCTCGTCGTTCCAGATCCAGATCGCCGACTACGACATCCTCACCGCGGGTGATCAGCCCGATGTGCTGGTGGCGATGAATCCGGCTGCGCTGAAAGCGAATCTGGAGGGTCTGCCGCGCGGCGCGACGGTCATCGTGAACACCGACGAGTTCACCAAACGCAATCTGTCCAAGGTCGGCTACCCCGGCGATCCGCTGGCGGACGGCACGCTCACCGATTTCGTGGTGCACCGCGTTCCGATGACTTCGTTGACCATGGGCGCCACCGAATCCGCCGGAGTCGGCAAGAAGGACGGCCAGCGGGCGAAGAACATGTTCGCACTGGGCCTGCTGTCCTGGATGTACGGCCGGCCGATCGGCGGCACCGAGCGGTTTCTGCGGGAGAAGTTCGGGTCGAAACCGGAGATCGCCGAGGCGAACGTGCTGGCCTTCCGGGCGGGCTGGAACTACGGCGAGACCACCGAGGCGTTCGCCACCACCTACCGGATCGCGCCCGCTACCCTGCCGCCGGGCACCTACCGGCAGATTACCGGAAACACCGCGCTCGCTTACGGATTGGTGACGGCGGGCCAGTTGTCGGGGCTGGAGGTGTTCCTCGGCACGTATCCGATCACGCCCGCCTCCGACATCCTGCACGAACTCAGCAAACACAAGAACTTCGGCGTCACCACCTTCCAAGCCGAGGACGAGATCGCCGGAATCGGTGCGGCACTGGGCGCTTCGCTCGGCGGAGCGCTGGGCGTCACCTCCACCTCCGGACCAGGGCTGGCCCTGAAGAGTGAGACGATCGGGCTCGCGGTGATGACGGAGTTGCCGCTGGTGATCGTCGATGTTCAGCGCGGCGGGCCGTCCACGGGCTTGCCGACCAAGACCGAACAAGCGGATCTGCTGCAAGCTCTGTACGGCCGCAACGGGGAATCCCCCGTCGCGGTGCTCGCGCCGCGCTCCCCCGCCGACTGTTTCGCCGCCGCGGTGGAGGCGGCCCGGATCGCCCTCACCTACCGCACGCCGGTACTGCTGCTGTCCGACGGTTCGATCGCGAATGGCTCTGAGCCGTGGTCGATTCCGGAGGTCGCAACCCTGGAACGGATCGATCCGGGGTTCGCGCCGGAAGGTGCCGCGGATTTCCAACCCTACGCACGCGACCCGGAAACCCTGGCGCGGCCGTTGGCCGTGCCCGGCACCAAGGGCCTCGCGCATCGGATCGGCGGGCTGGAGAAGGCCGACGGCAGCGGCAACATCTCCTACGATCCGGCCAATCACGAACTGATGGTGCGCTTGCGGCAGGCGAAGATCGACGGCATCACGGTGCCCGACCTCGAGGTCGACGATCCGGACGGGTGCGCCGAACTGCTGCTCATCGGCTGGGGCAGTTCCTACGGGCCGATCGGTGAGGCGTGCCGGCGCGCCCGCCGTCGCGGCGTCCCGGTGGCGCAGGCACACCTGCGGCATCTGAATCCGTTGCCGCCCAACCTCGCTGACGTACTGCGGGGCTACCGGATCGTGGTCGCGCCGGAGATGAACGGCGGCCAGCTGGCCATGCTGCTGCGCGGGAAGTACCTGGTGGATGTGCGGCCCTGGACGAAGATCGCGGGCACCGCCTTCTCCGCACAGGAACTCGTCGGCGTCATCGACGCCGCGCTAGACGGGTCGATCGACGAGCTGGAACAGGACAAGGCGTTCACCGCGCGAGCGCGCGCCACCTACATCGCGACCGGGGGTAACTGA
- a CDS encoding Rv2578c family radical SAM protein: MRWQNQTLDADDGALPGLDRAGFVRTVQTPEFEGITFHEVLCKSALNKVPESSNLPFGWTINPMRGCSHACRYCFARPTHEYLDLDAGRDFDAQIVVKTNIAAVLRKELGRRSWHREPVALGTNTDPYQRAEGRYRLMPGIIRELTRSGTPFSILTKGTLLRRDLPLLTQAAQEVSVRVAVSIAIYDLELHRGLEPGTPSPRARLELVKALTDAGFDVNVMVAPVIPYLTDSRAHLDELFGEIAAAGATSAVAFPMHLRGATRGWFLEWLGREHPALVRRYRQLYGRGAYVTPEYAAWLRERLGPLLRNHGLTRETTVPSAAEPEPEQPADPQLALFA; encoded by the coding sequence GTGCGGTGGCAGAACCAGACCCTGGACGCCGACGACGGCGCATTGCCCGGTCTCGACCGGGCCGGGTTCGTGCGCACCGTGCAGACTCCCGAGTTCGAAGGCATCACCTTCCACGAGGTGCTCTGCAAGAGCGCGCTGAACAAGGTGCCGGAGAGTTCGAACCTGCCCTTCGGGTGGACGATCAACCCGATGCGCGGCTGTTCGCACGCGTGCCGGTACTGCTTCGCACGCCCCACCCACGAATATCTGGATCTGGACGCCGGCCGGGATTTCGACGCGCAGATCGTGGTGAAGACCAATATCGCCGCGGTGCTGCGCAAGGAACTCGGCCGGCGTTCCTGGCATCGGGAGCCGGTGGCCCTGGGCACCAATACCGACCCGTACCAGCGCGCCGAGGGCCGATACCGATTGATGCCGGGCATCATTCGCGAGCTCACCCGTTCCGGCACGCCGTTCTCGATCCTCACCAAGGGCACGCTGCTGCGCCGGGATCTGCCGTTGCTCACCCAGGCCGCGCAGGAGGTCTCCGTGCGCGTGGCGGTGTCGATCGCCATCTACGACCTGGAACTGCATCGCGGCCTGGAACCGGGAACCCCGTCGCCGCGGGCCCGTCTGGAGTTGGTCAAGGCGCTCACCGACGCCGGGTTCGACGTGAATGTCATGGTGGCGCCGGTCATTCCGTATCTCACCGACAGCCGCGCCCATCTGGACGAACTGTTCGGCGAGATCGCCGCGGCGGGCGCGACCTCGGCGGTGGCGTTCCCGATGCATCTGCGCGGCGCGACCCGCGGCTGGTTCCTGGAGTGGCTGGGCCGCGAGCATCCCGCGCTGGTGCGCCGCTACCGCCAGTTGTACGGGCGGGGCGCCTACGTGACGCCGGAGTACGCCGCGTGGTTGCGCGAGCGCCTGGGACCGCTTTTGCGAAATCACGGCCTGACAAGGGAAACCACAGTACCGTCGGCAGCCGAACCCGAGCCGGAGCAGCCGGCCGACCCGCAACTCGCCTTGTTCGCCTGA
- a CDS encoding NAD-dependent epimerase/dehydratase family protein — MKVAVTGAAGYLGSNLLPLLVEAGHEVTAIDRVVPQHPTDPTVTWVSGDVLDPASMRKVLAGHEVVYHLVAVITLSEKNDLAWKVNTEGVRVVAEAALAAGVRRMVHTSSIHAFNQYTCGGHIDEGTVRSTDAALPVYDRSKWQGEVELRKVIDKGLDAVICNPTGVFGPADYCSPLSRVNRTLKDAALGRVPAMISGGFDMVDVRDVALGLTLAAQSGRTGENYLLGSEMVTTMDLCRMAAGFNGKKGPRFLIPAKLVAGAMPVLEPIGKLLGAEVLSKAALGAIVSAPIVDHSKAGTELGYRPRSTEDTVRDLVTFFNDPAAFAPKDTRRIA; from the coding sequence ATGAAGGTCGCAGTGACCGGCGCAGCCGGCTACCTTGGCAGTAACCTGCTCCCCCTGCTCGTCGAGGCGGGGCACGAGGTCACCGCCATTGATCGGGTGGTCCCCCAGCACCCCACCGATCCCACGGTCACCTGGGTCTCCGGTGACGTGCTCGATCCCGCATCGATGCGGAAAGTCCTGGCCGGCCACGAGGTGGTGTATCACCTGGTCGCGGTGATCACCCTGTCCGAGAAGAACGATCTCGCCTGGAAGGTCAACACCGAGGGCGTGCGAGTGGTCGCCGAGGCCGCGCTCGCGGCCGGTGTGCGGCGCATGGTGCACACCAGCTCGATCCACGCGTTCAACCAGTACACCTGCGGTGGACACATCGACGAGGGCACCGTCCGCTCCACCGATGCCGCGCTGCCGGTCTACGACCGCTCCAAGTGGCAGGGCGAGGTGGAACTGCGCAAGGTGATCGACAAGGGCCTGGACGCGGTGATCTGCAATCCGACCGGCGTCTTCGGCCCGGCCGACTACTGCTCCCCGCTGTCCCGGGTCAATCGCACGCTCAAAGACGCGGCACTGGGCCGGGTTCCGGCGATGATCAGCGGCGGATTCGACATGGTCGACGTGCGCGACGTCGCGCTCGGCCTGACCCTGGCCGCCCAGAGCGGGCGCACCGGTGAGAACTACCTGCTCGGCAGCGAGATGGTGACCACCATGGACCTGTGCCGGATGGCCGCCGGTTTCAACGGCAAGAAGGGCCCGCGGTTCCTCATCCCCGCCAAGCTGGTGGCCGGCGCCATGCCCGTGCTGGAACCGATCGGCAAGCTACTGGGGGCGGAAGTGCTCTCCAAAGCCGCGCTGGGCGCGATCGTCTCCGCTCCGATCGTCGATCACAGCAAGGCCGGTACGGAACTGGGTTACCGGCCGCGCTCCACCGAGGACACGGTGCGTGACCTGGTCACCTTCTTCAACGATCCGGCCGCCTTCGCCCCGAAGGACACCCGCCGCATCGCTTGA
- a CDS encoding type VII secretion target, translating into MTNFLSADTDAVRVFGVQNAGIASQIFGVANVDSAASVAAMTPVFGLIGADFLMSFAAAQVLQAKDMNELAAKYTDLAAGAHTAAQEYLAQDGSNAVNLAVQNNKI; encoded by the coding sequence TTGACGAATTTTCTCTCGGCGGACACTGACGCGGTCCGAGTCTTCGGCGTCCAGAACGCCGGTATCGCGAGCCAGATCTTCGGGGTGGCCAATGTCGACTCGGCGGCTAGCGTAGCCGCGATGACACCGGTGTTCGGACTGATCGGCGCGGATTTCCTGATGAGCTTCGCCGCGGCCCAGGTCCTGCAAGCCAAGGACATGAACGAGCTGGCGGCGAAGTACACCGATCTGGCCGCCGGCGCGCACACCGCGGCCCAGGAATACCTCGCCCAGGACGGTAGCAACGCGGTCAATCTGGCCGTGCAGAACAACAAGATCTGA
- the ypfJ gene encoding KPN_02809 family neutral zinc metallopeptidase: protein MTFNEGSQIDPDAVRSGGGGPGTGGKIALGGGLGGLILTVVVLLLGGDPGSVVGGLNGVEDSPSAPTAGTPEHCKTGADANKYLDCRVAATVTSLNSVWGTEFPEQTGGKEYVKPEVVLFSGATATGCGNATSEVGPFYCPLDQTAYFDVRFFNELTTRFGASTGPLAQEYVVAHEIGHHLQNLLGDLGRAQRDPNGPESGAVRTELQADCYAGIWAHYADKQPAPGGGAPLLQPLTDQDVKDALSAAAAVGDDRIQRKSGGRVNPEAWTHGASEQRQAWFLSGYKSGQLKGCDTFSAADLGNPPAVR from the coding sequence ATGACCTTCAACGAGGGCTCACAGATCGATCCGGACGCGGTCAGGTCCGGAGGTGGCGGTCCCGGCACAGGCGGGAAAATCGCGTTGGGCGGCGGATTGGGGGGTTTGATCCTGACGGTCGTCGTCCTGCTGCTCGGCGGCGATCCCGGTTCGGTGGTCGGCGGGCTGAACGGTGTCGAGGACAGCCCCTCCGCGCCGACGGCGGGCACGCCGGAGCACTGCAAGACCGGCGCGGACGCCAACAAATACCTCGACTGCCGGGTAGCGGCGACGGTGACCAGCCTGAATTCGGTGTGGGGCACGGAGTTTCCCGAACAGACCGGCGGCAAGGAATACGTCAAACCCGAGGTCGTCCTGTTCTCCGGCGCCACCGCCACCGGGTGCGGCAACGCCACCAGCGAGGTCGGCCCGTTCTATTGCCCGCTCGATCAGACCGCCTACTTCGACGTCCGTTTCTTCAACGAGCTGACCACCCGCTTCGGCGCGAGCACCGGCCCGCTGGCACAGGAATATGTGGTGGCGCACGAGATCGGGCACCATCTGCAGAACCTGCTCGGCGATCTCGGTCGCGCGCAGCGGGATCCGAACGGGCCCGAATCCGGCGCGGTGCGCACCGAGCTACAGGCCGACTGCTACGCCGGAATCTGGGCGCACTACGCCGACAAGCAGCCCGCGCCCGGCGGCGGTGCTCCCCTGTTGCAACCGCTGACCGATCAAGACGTCAAGGACGCGCTGTCGGCGGCCGCGGCGGTCGGTGACGACCGGATCCAGCGCAAGTCGGGCGGCCGGGTCAATCCGGAGGCATGGACGCACGGGGCCTCCGAACAGCGGCAGGCCTGGTTCCTCTCCGGCTACAAGTCCGGCCAGCTGAAGGGATGCGACACTTTCAGCGCGGCGGACCTGGGCAATCCCCCCGCCGTGCGCTGA
- the aspS gene encoding aspartate--tRNA ligase — MLRTHLAGSLRSEHAGQTVTLTGWVARRRDHGGVIFIDLRDASGVSQAVFREGAAAEQAHKLRAEFCVQVTGVVEQRPDGNENPELPTGQIEVNVTELEVLNESAPLPFQLDEQPGEEARLKYRYLDLRREGPAHAMRLRSKANAAARAVLAGHEFVEVETPTMTRSTPEGARDFLVPARLQPGSFYALPQSPQLFKQLLMVGGIERYYQIARCYRDEDFRADRQPEFTQLDIEMSFVRQDDVILLAEEILVALWKLIGHDITTPIPHMTYAEAMRRYGSDKPDLRFEVEITECAEYFKDTPFRVFQSPYVGAVVMPGGASQPRRQLDAWQEWAKQRGSRGLAYVLIGENGELSGPVAKNLSEAEREGLAKHVGAEPGDCVFFAAGEVKASRAILGAARGEIARKCGLIDENAWAFVWIVDAPMFEPAADATASGDVALGSSAWTAVHHAFTSPKPESVDTFDTNPGSALAYAYDIVCNGNEIGGGSIRIHRRDVQERVFKVMGISHDEAQEKFGFLLDAFAYGAPPHGGIAFGWDRITALLAGVDSIRDVIAFPKSGGGVDPLTDAPAPITPQQRREAGLDFKPEDKKKDDAKGKAAE, encoded by the coding sequence GTGCTGCGCACCCACTTGGCTGGTTCGCTGCGAAGCGAGCACGCCGGTCAAACCGTCACCCTCACCGGATGGGTGGCCCGGCGGCGTGACCACGGTGGCGTGATCTTCATCGATCTGCGCGATGCGTCCGGTGTCTCGCAAGCGGTCTTCCGGGAAGGCGCGGCAGCCGAGCAGGCGCACAAGCTGCGCGCCGAATTCTGTGTCCAGGTCACCGGCGTGGTCGAGCAGCGGCCCGACGGCAACGAGAACCCCGAATTGCCCACGGGGCAGATCGAGGTCAACGTCACCGAGTTGGAGGTGCTCAACGAGAGCGCCCCGCTGCCGTTCCAGCTCGACGAGCAGCCCGGTGAAGAGGCCCGCCTCAAGTACCGCTACCTCGACCTGCGCCGCGAAGGCCCGGCGCACGCCATGCGCTTGCGTTCCAAGGCCAACGCCGCCGCGCGGGCGGTGCTGGCCGGTCACGAGTTCGTCGAGGTGGAGACCCCGACGATGACGCGCTCCACCCCCGAGGGCGCCCGCGACTTTCTGGTGCCCGCACGGTTGCAGCCGGGCAGCTTCTACGCCCTGCCCCAGAGCCCGCAGCTGTTCAAGCAGCTGCTCATGGTCGGCGGCATCGAGCGCTACTACCAGATCGCGCGCTGCTACCGCGACGAGGACTTCCGCGCCGACCGTCAGCCCGAGTTCACCCAGCTCGACATCGAGATGAGCTTCGTGCGCCAGGACGATGTGATCCTGCTGGCCGAGGAGATCCTGGTCGCGCTGTGGAAGCTGATCGGCCACGACATCACCACCCCGATCCCGCACATGACCTACGCGGAGGCCATGCGCCGCTACGGCTCCGACAAGCCGGACCTGCGGTTCGAGGTCGAGATCACCGAGTGCGCCGAGTACTTCAAGGACACCCCGTTCCGGGTGTTCCAGTCGCCGTATGTCGGGGCGGTCGTCATGCCGGGCGGCGCGAGCCAGCCGCGGCGTCAGCTCGACGCCTGGCAGGAGTGGGCCAAGCAGCGTGGCTCGCGCGGTCTGGCCTACGTGCTGATCGGTGAGAACGGCGAGCTGAGCGGTCCGGTCGCCAAGAATCTGTCCGAGGCCGAACGCGAGGGTCTGGCCAAGCACGTCGGCGCGGAGCCGGGCGACTGCGTCTTCTTCGCCGCCGGTGAGGTCAAGGCCAGCCGCGCGATCCTCGGTGCGGCCCGCGGCGAGATCGCCCGCAAGTGCGGTCTGATCGACGAGAACGCCTGGGCGTTCGTGTGGATCGTGGACGCGCCGATGTTCGAGCCGGCCGCCGACGCCACCGCGAGTGGCGATGTGGCACTGGGTTCTTCGGCCTGGACCGCGGTGCACCACGCGTTCACCTCGCCCAAGCCGGAATCGGTCGACACCTTCGACACCAACCCGGGTTCGGCGCTGGCCTACGCCTACGACATCGTCTGCAACGGCAACGAGATCGGCGGCGGTTCCATCCGTATCCATCGCCGCGATGTCCAGGAACGCGTGTTCAAGGTGATGGGCATCAGCCACGACGAGGCACAGGAGAAGTTCGGCTTCCTGCTCGACGCCTTCGCCTACGGCGCCCCGCCGCACGGCGGCATCGCCTTCGGCTGGGACCGGATCACCGCGCTGCTGGCCGGTGTGGACTCGATCCGCGATGTCATCGCGTTCCCGAAGAGCGGCGGCGGCGTCGACCCGCTGACCGACGCGCCCGCGCCGATCACCCCGCAGCAGCGCAGGGAAGCCGGGCTGGACTTCAAGCCCGAGGACAAGAAGAAGGACGACGCCAAGGGCAAAGCCGCCGAGTAA
- a CDS encoding phosphotransferase family protein has product MTALLAERAAEVVSAAQQLLTKRMGAPVKLSDPMELSGSGRTTVLRVRVSENAFSLPRTLIVKQVRGNAAERRTGGLAPGVASIDSAFLREAVSYQFTTALSRDQRPGAYLIAHSLPERLLILSDLGENSLLTQQLRSGAEPATRNALMAFAQALGRMHAATVGREADFVALLRRVDVMHRVDGIAQQAETAIAEVPGMLRRELGIEVPGEIAELIVRGNRLFSAGRFRAFSPSDLCPDNVILNEEGARFLDYEWGGFRDATLDIAYALVSFPGCLCDFELARDRARQMVEAWRSEVVGVWPALADDTVLAERILEARLIWVWLSTYWFLPVDHARIAAAREHGLSVPRSEALINRWAALAEDARCTGDDIIGDFADEVSAMLEERWSE; this is encoded by the coding sequence ATGACCGCACTATTGGCCGAACGCGCCGCCGAAGTCGTGTCCGCAGCACAGCAATTGCTCACAAAGCGAATGGGTGCTCCGGTGAAGCTGAGCGATCCGATGGAACTCAGCGGTAGTGGTAGGACGACGGTCCTACGTGTGCGCGTGTCCGAGAACGCCTTCTCGTTACCGCGCACCCTCATCGTCAAGCAGGTTCGCGGCAACGCCGCGGAACGCCGCACCGGCGGGCTCGCCCCGGGCGTCGCCAGCATCGACTCGGCATTCCTCCGGGAAGCCGTCTCCTACCAGTTCACCACCGCGCTCAGCCGCGATCAGCGCCCCGGCGCTTACCTCATCGCGCACAGCCTGCCGGAACGGCTGCTGATCCTCAGTGACCTCGGTGAGAACTCGCTGCTGACCCAGCAGTTGCGGTCCGGCGCCGAACCGGCCACCCGCAACGCGCTGATGGCCTTCGCGCAGGCACTCGGCCGGATGCACGCGGCGACGGTCGGGCGCGAAGCCGACTTCGTGGCGCTGCTGCGCCGCGTCGACGTGATGCACCGGGTCGACGGGATCGCTCAGCAGGCCGAGACCGCGATCGCCGAGGTGCCCGGCATGTTGCGGCGCGAACTCGGCATCGAGGTGCCGGGGGAGATCGCCGAACTCATCGTGCGCGGCAACCGGCTGTTCTCCGCGGGCCGGTTCCGCGCGTTCAGCCCCTCGGATCTGTGCCCGGACAATGTCATCCTCAACGAGGAGGGCGCCCGCTTCCTTGATTACGAGTGGGGCGGATTCCGCGACGCCACCCTCGACATCGCCTACGCGCTGGTGTCCTTCCCCGGTTGCCTGTGCGATTTCGAGCTGGCCCGGGATCGCGCCCGGCAGATGGTGGAGGCGTGGCGTTCCGAGGTGGTCGGGGTGTGGCCGGCGCTCGCCGACGACACCGTGCTCGCCGAACGGATCCTGGAGGCCCGGCTGATCTGGGTCTGGCTCAGCACGTACTGGTTCCTGCCCGTGGACCACGCGCGAATCGCCGCGGCGCGCGAGCACGGGTTGTCGGTGCCGCGTTCGGAGGCGCTGATCAACCGGTGGGCCGCGCTCGCCGAAGACGCGCGGTGCACCGGCGACGACATCATCGGTGACTTCGCCGACGAGGTATCGGCCATGCTCGAGGAGCGCTGGTCGGAGTAA